Below is a genomic region from Halostella litorea.
AGTCGGCCGGGGAGGGCCGCGCCGGCACGTTCCGCGTCGCGGAGCGCCTGCCGACGCTCGACGCCGCCGTCGAGGGCGAGGGCGTCGGCGAGGCCGTCGAGAACGGCTGGTACGAGACGCTCGCCCTCCGGCTGGAGGACGCCTACGACGTGGTGCAGTCGCCCGACACGGAGCCGGTGGCCGTCGAGCGCGACGGGGACGCGGTGCTGGTCGAACTGGCGGTCACGGCGTGGAACGCCACGCAGGGGGCCGACGACGTCAAGGCGCTGGTCGACTTCGTCGAGGGGACGTACGTTCAGGGGATCGTCCCCGGCTACGACTACGGGGAGCCGGTGGCGCAGTTGCGCGGCCGGGCGCGAAAGCGCGGCGAGCGGGCCGCCGAGGGCGGCGACCGCGACGGGACGCCGCTGTAGCTACCGAACGCGGGGCGCGAAAGACCGGCGTGAGTTACTCCGCCGGGAAAACCAGGCGCGGGCTAATCCATCGCGATGTACGTCTGTGTGTCCTCGACGCCGTC
It encodes:
- a CDS encoding DUF5813 family protein; this encodes MTDDVSAARDALASHGAFEERDDGFACTTTPFDVTVTVESAGEGRAGTFRVAERLPTLDAAVEGEGVGEAVENGWYETLALRLEDAYDVVQSPDTEPVAVERDGDAVLVELAVTAWNATQGADDVKALVDFVEGTYVQGIVPGYDYGEPVAQLRGRARKRGERAAEGGDRDGTPL